A genomic segment from Spongiibacter sp. IMCC21906 encodes:
- a CDS encoding DUF1415 domain-containing protein produces the protein MALIEESSITAEVNAWLDGVVIGENLCPFAAAPRKLGRIAIHISDAEDDEAVLADFQAVVAALSAQSASVVETSLLVTPNVYANFYDYNDSLWLMERVLKQQGLEGILQLASFHPQYQFADAAENDAANFSNRAPYPIFHLLREDSVDRVLATYPDPENIPERNIAKLRGMSRGKLRGLFPHVFKP, from the coding sequence GTGGCGTTGATCGAAGAATCATCGATAACAGCAGAAGTGAACGCTTGGCTAGATGGTGTGGTTATTGGCGAAAATCTTTGTCCTTTTGCGGCAGCACCGCGAAAGTTAGGGCGTATTGCGATACATATCAGCGATGCGGAGGATGATGAGGCGGTATTGGCGGATTTTCAAGCAGTAGTGGCTGCGCTTAGTGCACAGAGCGCTTCCGTAGTCGAAACGTCATTACTGGTGACACCAAATGTGTACGCTAATTTTTACGATTATAACGACAGCTTGTGGCTTATGGAGAGGGTGTTAAAGCAGCAAGGCTTAGAAGGAATATTGCAACTGGCGAGCTTTCATCCGCAGTACCAGTTTGCCGATGCGGCTGAAAACGATGCCGCTAATTTTAGCAATCGTGCTCCTTATCCGATCTTTCATTTATTGCGAGAAGACAGTGTGGATCGGGTTTTGGCGACGTATCCCGATCCAGAAAATATTCCAGAAAGAAATATCGCGAAACTGCGGGGGATGAGCAGGGGAAAACTACGTGGCTTGTT